Proteins encoded within one genomic window of Brachybacterium muris:
- a CDS encoding YceI family protein encodes MSEQFDGLTPGVWTLDPAHTSASFTVRHAGISKARGRFGDVEGTLTVGEGQDLSFKAVMKTATISTGNEDRDNHLRSGDFFDVETYPEITFVSTKVEGDELHGELTIRDTTRPVVLEFTYEGAATDPFGVYRAGFTGETKISRKEFGLTWNAALETGGVLVADDVRISIEAEFTAPTAA; translated from the coding sequence ATGAGCGAGCAGTTCGACGGCCTCACCCCCGGCGTCTGGACCCTGGACCCCGCACACACCTCCGCGAGCTTCACCGTGCGCCACGCCGGCATCTCCAAGGCCCGCGGCCGGTTCGGCGACGTCGAGGGCACCCTCACCGTGGGTGAGGGACAGGATCTCAGCTTCAAGGCCGTGATGAAGACCGCTACCATCAGCACCGGCAACGAGGACCGCGACAACCACCTGCGCAGCGGCGACTTCTTCGACGTGGAGACCTACCCGGAGATCACCTTCGTCTCCACCAAGGTCGAGGGCGATGAGCTGCACGGCGAGCTCACCATCCGCGACACCACCCGTCCGGTGGTCCTGGAGTTCACCTACGAGGGTGCCGCCACCGATCCCTTCGGCGTGTACCGCGCGGGCTTCACCGGCGAGACCAAGATCTCCCGCAAGGAGTTCGGCCTGACCTGGAACGCTGCCCTCGAGACCGGCGGCGTGCTGGTCGCCGACGATGTGCGCATCTCCATCGAGGCCGAGTTCACCGCTCCCACCGCTGCGTGA
- a CDS encoding glutaredoxin family protein has translation MADRRIPAPADPDARVLYLTRTGCHLCDEALPLVRAEADRVGTAVEVRDIDEDETLRRDWDFDVPVIIVDGKLHARYRVDAEQLRAALKLPLWRRLLRRD, from the coding sequence ATGGCCGACCGTCGTATCCCCGCCCCCGCCGATCCGGACGCCCGCGTCCTGTACCTCACCCGCACTGGCTGCCACCTGTGCGACGAGGCGCTGCCGCTGGTGCGCGCCGAGGCCGATCGCGTCGGCACCGCGGTGGAGGTGCGGGACATCGACGAGGACGAGACCCTGCGCCGCGACTGGGACTTCGATGTCCCGGTGATCATCGTGGACGGGAAGCTGCACGCCCGGTACCGGGTGGACGCCGAGCAGCTGCGCGCGGCGCTCAAGCTGCCGCTGTGGCGACGCCTGCTGCGCCGAGACTGA
- a CDS encoding 30S ribosomal protein bS22 has protein sequence MGSVIKKRRKRMAKKKHRKLLRKTRHQRRNKK, from the coding sequence ATGGGTTCTGTCATCAAGAAGCGTCGTAAGCGCATGGCCAAGAAGAAGCACCGCAAGCTGCTTCGCAAGACTCGTCACCAGCGCCGCAACAAGAAGTGA
- a CDS encoding GTPase produces MSPRRRKDRAVPLVQRLDALDRAVEVLEDVAPSGEVDSAREIIERIDRRRALSAEHTVIGLFGATGSGKSSLVNALVGTEVSKAAVRRPTTARPVAAVLGEVGSDELLDWLGVPDRHHLDGTGTALELAGKAPASGRRRHAADQEVPPGLVLLDLPDLDSVQTDNRAVAERMTGLVDVIVWVTDPQKYADAVLHREFVQRFASHDAVTVFVLNQIDRVRPDEREAVVASLQGIARADGLTSAPVLAASATTGEGLEELRTHLLDIARTRDAAASRQRADVADAARRLRTAADPEGLDERVDDSTVDTLVADLAVAARVEPVATAVGASYRYRAGGRVGWPPLRWLRRFRADPLRRLGIGQERDAEGLERTSLPEPDAGTRARASGGVRAFADSASAGGTDPWRSAVRRAARSHEETLPDALDQAVAEADLRGRATSWWWPVFDVLQWLALLTWVVGLGWLAINAALVFFGVPPLPLPMLEGLWIPIPLPTALIVLGVAAGILLGIAGAALAAMTGAWHRRRARRVLLTRVRDVADDLVVDPVQEQLDRAAAAASDLALAAGESR; encoded by the coding sequence ATGAGCCCGCGTCGGCGCAAGGACCGCGCCGTCCCCCTGGTGCAGCGCCTGGACGCGCTGGACCGTGCCGTCGAGGTGCTGGAGGACGTGGCCCCCTCCGGGGAGGTGGACTCCGCCCGAGAGATCATCGAGCGCATCGACCGCCGTCGTGCCCTCTCCGCCGAGCACACCGTGATCGGCCTGTTCGGCGCCACCGGTTCCGGGAAGTCCTCCCTGGTCAATGCCCTGGTGGGCACCGAGGTGAGCAAGGCCGCGGTGCGCCGCCCCACCACCGCCCGCCCCGTCGCGGCGGTGCTGGGGGAGGTGGGCTCGGACGAACTGCTGGACTGGCTGGGAGTGCCGGACCGCCACCACCTCGACGGCACCGGCACCGCCCTGGAGCTCGCAGGCAAGGCCCCCGCCTCCGGGCGCCGGCGCCACGCGGCCGACCAGGAAGTACCACCGGGCCTGGTGCTGCTGGACCTGCCGGACCTCGACTCCGTCCAGACCGACAACCGTGCCGTGGCTGAGCGGATGACGGGCCTGGTGGACGTGATCGTCTGGGTCACCGATCCCCAGAAGTACGCCGATGCGGTGCTGCACCGCGAGTTCGTGCAGCGCTTCGCCAGCCACGACGCCGTCACCGTGTTCGTGCTGAACCAGATCGACCGGGTGCGGCCCGATGAGCGGGAAGCCGTGGTGGCCTCCCTGCAGGGCATCGCCCGGGCCGACGGCCTCACCTCCGCCCCGGTGCTCGCGGCCTCCGCCACCACCGGCGAGGGCCTGGAGGAGCTGCGCACCCACCTGCTGGACATCGCCCGCACCCGCGACGCCGCTGCCTCCCGCCAGCGCGCCGACGTGGCCGATGCCGCCCGGCGCCTGCGCACCGCCGCCGACCCCGAGGGCCTGGACGAGCGGGTGGACGACTCCACCGTGGACACCCTGGTCGCAGACCTCGCGGTCGCCGCCCGCGTGGAGCCGGTGGCCACGGCCGTCGGCGCCTCCTACCGCTACCGCGCCGGTGGCCGCGTGGGCTGGCCGCCGCTGCGATGGCTGCGCCGCTTCCGGGCGGACCCCCTGCGCCGCCTGGGGATCGGGCAGGAACGCGACGCCGAGGGGCTGGAGCGCACCTCCCTGCCGGAGCCCGACGCCGGCACCCGCGCCCGTGCCTCCGGTGGGGTGAGGGCCTTCGCCGACTCCGCCTCCGCCGGGGGCACCGATCCCTGGCGCTCCGCGGTGCGCCGCGCCGCCCGCTCCCACGAGGAGACCCTGCCCGACGCCCTGGACCAGGCCGTGGCCGAGGCCGACCTGCGCGGCCGCGCCACCTCCTGGTGGTGGCCGGTGTTCGACGTGCTGCAGTGGCTGGCCCTGCTCACCTGGGTGGTGGGACTGGGCTGGCTGGCCATCAACGCCGCCCTGGTGTTCTTCGGGGTGCCGCCCCTGCCGCTGCCCATGCTCGAGGGCCTGTGGATCCCGATCCCGCTGCCCACCGCCCTGATCGTGCTGGGGGTGGCAGCGGGCATCCTGCTGGGCATCGCCGGGGCGGCGCTCGCGGCGATGACCGGTGCCTGGCACCGCCGACGGGCCCGCCGGGTGCTGCTGACCCGGGTACGGGACGTGGCCGACGACCTGGTGGTGGACCCGGTGCAGGAGCAGTTGGACCGCGCCGCCGCCGCTGCGAGCGATCTCGCACTGGCGGCGGGGGAGTCCCGCTGA
- a CDS encoding dynamin family protein — protein sequence MTDLGISSGTHSIEQPTVLGTFAKDLRALELPLPIEGAQQARAEVSGALSQLADHVAPRLASLDAPLLVVVGGSTGAGKSTLVNALVGHPVSRTGAIRPTTRRPVLLHHPEDSAWFAGSRILPGLARVRGDGQPVAAQEALAAVGPDGAPSTSGEEAAATSLELRAEPSIPRGLAILDAPDIDSVSTGNRELARQLLRAADLWLFVTTANRYADAVPWEVLRTAAERDVTVAVVMNRIPDRPGVAEELGPDLRAMLDREGIEVAHLFLVAESDVDERGMLPAAAVGELTGHLRDLAADAEGRGAIARRTLAGAVGRLAGSARDIAAHARVQEAERDRLHGEVVAAFADARDRIEESIGDGSLLRGEVLARWQDVVGTGEFFRGVETFVGRMRDRIGGMLSGKPAPSVAAEQALGTSLVAVVIDETARGAERAEQSWRATAAGRHLAEGQDLSRIPDGYAEEVAAAVRAWQGDVLELVRQEGADRRTKARLMSLGVNVVGVALMIAVFASTAFIPTGLEVGVGAGTAVVGQKLLETIFGDEAVRRMARIARERLTTRLDALVAGRSAPFEQRLAELAGIGGAEAMEADADALEALAHEIREDRGDLPEDPR from the coding sequence ATGACAGACCTCGGAATCAGCAGCGGGACCCACAGCATCGAGCAGCCCACCGTGCTCGGTACCTTCGCGAAGGACCTGCGCGCTCTCGAGCTGCCGCTGCCCATCGAGGGGGCCCAGCAGGCCCGGGCGGAGGTCTCCGGCGCGCTGTCGCAGCTGGCCGACCACGTCGCCCCGCGCCTGGCATCCCTGGACGCCCCGCTGCTGGTGGTGGTGGGCGGCTCCACGGGCGCCGGCAAGTCCACCCTGGTCAACGCCCTGGTGGGTCATCCGGTCAGCCGGACCGGTGCGATCCGCCCCACCACCCGTCGCCCCGTGCTGCTGCACCACCCCGAGGACTCCGCCTGGTTCGCCGGCTCCCGCATCCTGCCGGGCCTGGCCCGGGTGCGCGGTGACGGGCAGCCGGTGGCCGCGCAGGAGGCCCTGGCCGCCGTCGGTCCCGACGGTGCCCCCTCCACCAGCGGCGAGGAGGCCGCGGCCACCAGTCTCGAACTGCGCGCCGAGCCCTCCATCCCGCGGGGCCTGGCGATCTTGGACGCCCCGGACATCGACTCCGTCTCCACCGGCAACCGGGAGCTGGCCCGTCAGCTGCTGCGCGCCGCGGACCTGTGGCTGTTCGTCACCACCGCCAACCGCTACGCCGACGCCGTGCCGTGGGAGGTGCTGCGCACCGCCGCCGAGCGCGACGTCACCGTCGCCGTGGTGATGAACCGCATCCCCGACCGCCCCGGGGTGGCCGAGGAGCTGGGTCCGGACCTGCGCGCCATGCTGGACCGGGAGGGCATCGAGGTGGCCCACCTGTTCCTGGTGGCCGAGAGCGACGTGGACGAGCGGGGCATGCTGCCCGCCGCCGCCGTCGGCGAGCTCACGGGGCACCTGCGCGATCTCGCGGCCGACGCCGAGGGCCGCGGCGCGATCGCCCGCCGCACCCTGGCCGGGGCCGTCGGCCGACTGGCCGGATCCGCCCGCGACATCGCCGCCCACGCCCGCGTGCAGGAGGCCGAGAGGGATCGCCTCCACGGCGAGGTGGTGGCGGCCTTCGCCGACGCCCGCGACCGCATCGAGGAGTCCATCGGCGACGGCTCCCTGCTGCGCGGCGAGGTGCTGGCCCGCTGGCAGGACGTGGTGGGCACCGGCGAGTTCTTCCGCGGGGTCGAGACCTTCGTGGGCCGCATGCGCGACCGCATCGGCGGGATGCTCAGCGGCAAGCCCGCCCCCTCGGTCGCCGCCGAACAGGCGCTCGGCACCTCCCTGGTGGCCGTGGTGATCGACGAGACCGCCCGCGGGGCCGAGCGCGCCGAGCAGTCCTGGCGGGCCACCGCCGCCGGTCGCCACCTCGCCGAGGGGCAGGACCTCTCCCGCATCCCCGACGGATACGCGGAGGAGGTGGCCGCAGCCGTGCGCGCCTGGCAGGGCGATGTGCTGGAGCTGGTGCGCCAGGAGGGTGCGGACCGTCGCACCAAGGCCCGCCTGATGTCCCTGGGCGTGAACGTGGTGGGTGTAGCGCTGATGATCGCCGTGTTCGCCTCCACCGCCTTCATCCCCACCGGCCTCGAGGTGGGGGTGGGCGCCGGCACCGCCGTGGTGGGCCAAAAGCTGCTGGAGACCATCTTCGGCGACGAGGCGGTGCGCCGCATGGCCCGCATCGCCCGCGAGCGCCTCACCACCCGACTGGACGCCCTGGTGGCCGGTCGCTCCGCACCCTTCGAGCAGCGCCTGGCCGAGCTGGCCGGCATCGGCGGCGCCGAGGCGATGGAAGCCGACGCCGACGCGCTGGAGGCCCTGGCCCACGAGATCCGCGAGGACCGTGGGGACCTTCCCGAGGACCCCCGATGA
- a CDS encoding acetoin utilization protein AcuC → MHADDATAPPPAAGTADSCAVVWDDAFAQYDFGPYHPMSPVRLTLTRDLARAAGLLDRPGVTVIDAPVASQEQLASVHDAAYIEAVRRASAPHDLATDDELIAYGIGGDDVPAFLGMHEASARIAGGSLAAIDAILTGSVRRAVNVAGGMHHARPGRASGFCVYNDAAIAIRHALDAGEQRVLYADVDVHHGDGVETALWDEPRAITLSVHESGEHLFPGTGFVQDTGGQKAPGSAINLPLPPRTDADGWVRAIRATVPALARAIRPTLLVTQHGADTHRVDPLADFTVSLEAQREVMILMREIAEEVCEGRWLALGGGGYAVVDVVPRSWAHLIAVATGEPVDPDEPLPQAYLDADARVREAHGLSLDPAMRTFGEGRPLAVRDWEAGFDPEDPLDRAVQATRRAVFPEWGLDPFHD, encoded by the coding sequence ATGCACGCCGATGACGCGACAGCACCGCCCCCTGCTGCCGGGACCGCGGACAGCTGCGCCGTGGTGTGGGACGACGCCTTCGCGCAGTACGACTTCGGCCCGTATCACCCGATGTCGCCGGTGCGGCTGACGCTCACCAGGGACCTCGCTCGTGCCGCCGGACTCCTGGACCGCCCGGGCGTCACCGTGATCGACGCCCCGGTGGCGAGCCAGGAGCAGCTCGCCTCCGTGCACGACGCCGCCTACATCGAGGCGGTGCGCCGCGCCTCCGCGCCCCACGACCTCGCCACCGACGACGAGCTGATCGCCTACGGCATCGGCGGCGACGACGTGCCCGCCTTCCTGGGCATGCACGAGGCCTCTGCCCGCATCGCCGGCGGCTCCCTGGCCGCGATCGACGCGATCCTGACAGGCAGTGTGCGGCGCGCGGTGAACGTCGCAGGCGGCATGCACCACGCCCGCCCGGGCCGCGCCTCCGGGTTCTGCGTGTACAACGATGCCGCGATCGCGATCCGCCATGCCCTGGACGCGGGGGAGCAGCGCGTGCTGTACGCCGACGTGGACGTGCACCACGGCGACGGGGTGGAGACGGCGCTGTGGGACGAGCCGCGAGCCATCACCCTCTCGGTGCACGAGAGCGGCGAGCACCTGTTCCCCGGCACCGGCTTCGTCCAGGACACCGGCGGGCAGAAGGCCCCCGGGAGCGCGATCAACCTGCCGCTGCCGCCCCGTACCGACGCCGACGGCTGGGTGCGCGCCATCCGCGCCACCGTGCCGGCCCTGGCCCGCGCGATCCGCCCCACCCTGCTGGTCACCCAGCACGGGGCCGACACCCACCGGGTGGACCCCCTGGCCGACTTCACCGTGTCGCTGGAGGCCCAGCGCGAGGTGATGATCCTGATGCGCGAGATCGCCGAGGAGGTGTGCGAGGGGCGCTGGCTGGCCCTCGGCGGCGGGGGCTACGCGGTGGTGGACGTGGTTCCCCGCTCCTGGGCCCACCTGATCGCCGTAGCCACGGGGGAGCCGGTCGATCCCGACGAGCCCCTCCCACAGGCCTATCTGGATGCCGATGCCCGCGTCCGTGAGGCCCACGGGCTCTCCCTGGACCCGGCGATGCGCACCTTCGGCGAGGGCAGGCCACTGGCCGTGCGCGACTGGGAGGCGGGCTTCGACCCGGAGGACCCGCTGGACCGAGCGGTCCAGGCCACCCGCCGTGCAGTCTTCCCCGAGTGGGGACTGGACCCCTTCCACGACTGA
- a CDS encoding TrkH family potassium uptake protein: MPQRTSGATGHLPTPSRATRWRHAVSDFFAELGRSSPARLLLIVFTAMIGVFTALLSLPISAADGQRTPFVDALFTAVSAICVTGLVTVDTGTHWSTFGLTVIMVAMKVGGLGVLTLASLLGLSVMRSMGLAQRLIAARETRAEQLAEVGGVLRTIVITSTAFEVATFVALTPYMVVTEHGFGESLFLGLFYAISAFNNAGFVPEAAGTAQYLADPFFTVPVGLAVAVGSLGFPVILAVARAWRTPKRWSLHAKLTLATSGILLVAGWAGLLLMEWSNPSTLGGQSVGTKILASAFASIMPRSGGFSTLDIGQMTGESRLFIDLLMFIGGGSGSTGGGIKVTTFALLVLSIWAEIRGNPDVETFGRRIPQETIRQAIGVLVMSSAVVFVATFVLLRITPFTLDQTLFEALSAFGTVGLSTGITPDLSSPAKYVIIVCMYVGRLGPMTLGAALALRQRSRMVRLPLERPVVG; the protein is encoded by the coding sequence ATGCCCCAACGGACCTCGGGTGCCACCGGCCACCTCCCGACCCCCTCGCGCGCCACTCGCTGGCGTCATGCGGTCAGCGACTTCTTCGCCGAGCTGGGACGCTCCTCCCCCGCCCGTTTGCTGCTGATCGTGTTCACCGCGATGATCGGCGTGTTCACAGCCCTGCTGTCCCTGCCGATCTCTGCGGCCGACGGGCAGCGCACTCCCTTCGTGGACGCCCTGTTCACGGCCGTCTCCGCGATCTGTGTGACGGGCCTGGTCACGGTGGACACCGGCACCCACTGGTCCACCTTCGGGCTCACGGTCATCATGGTGGCGATGAAGGTGGGCGGCCTGGGCGTGCTGACGCTGGCCTCCCTGCTGGGCCTGTCGGTGATGCGCTCGATGGGGCTCGCACAGCGACTGATCGCCGCGCGGGAGACCCGCGCCGAGCAGCTCGCCGAGGTGGGCGGGGTGCTGCGCACCATCGTGATCACCTCCACCGCCTTCGAGGTGGCCACCTTCGTGGCGCTGACGCCGTACATGGTGGTGACCGAGCACGGCTTCGGGGAGTCGCTGTTCCTGGGCCTGTTCTACGCGATCAGCGCCTTCAACAATGCCGGTTTCGTGCCGGAGGCCGCCGGCACCGCCCAGTACCTGGCCGATCCGTTCTTCACCGTCCCGGTGGGCCTGGCCGTGGCGGTGGGATCCCTGGGCTTCCCGGTGATCCTGGCGGTGGCGCGGGCCTGGCGCACCCCGAAGCGCTGGTCCCTGCACGCGAAGCTCACCCTCGCGACCTCCGGGATCCTGCTGGTTGCCGGTTGGGCCGGCCTGCTGCTGATGGAGTGGTCCAACCCCTCCACCCTCGGCGGGCAGAGTGTGGGCACCAAGATCCTGGCCTCGGCCTTCGCCTCGATCATGCCGCGATCCGGTGGCTTCTCCACCCTGGACATCGGGCAGATGACGGGGGAGTCGCGCCTGTTCATCGACCTGCTGATGTTCATCGGCGGCGGTTCCGGCTCCACCGGTGGCGGCATCAAGGTCACCACCTTCGCACTGCTGGTGCTCTCGATCTGGGCGGAGATCCGTGGCAACCCCGACGTGGAGACATTCGGTCGCCGCATTCCGCAGGAGACCATCCGCCAAGCCATCGGCGTGCTGGTGATGAGCTCCGCAGTGGTGTTCGTGGCCACCTTCGTGCTGCTGCGCATCACCCCGTTCACCCTGGACCAGACCCTGTTCGAGGCGCTCTCCGCCTTCGGTACGGTAGGACTGAGCACAGGCATCACCCCGGACCTCTCGAGCCCGGCGAAGTACGTCATCATCGTGTGCATGTACGTGGGGCGCCTGGGGCCGATGACCCTGGGTGCAGCCCTTGCGCTGCGGCAGCGCTCCCGGATGGTGCGCCTGCCCCTGGAACGGCCGGTCGTGGGTTGA
- a CDS encoding NAD-binding protein, whose translation MARSRRDDSGVLVIGLGRFGASIALTLEELGTDVLALDARDDLVQEYSGRLTHVVQADATQMESLAQVGAAEFSVAVVGVGTSLEASVLITANLVDLGKPVIWAKAISSAHGKILERIGAHHVVFPEADAGRRVAHLVNGRLLDFIEFDDGFAIVKMRPPRETQGYTLAQSDIRAKYGVTVVGVKSPGRDFTYATPETIVTQHDLLIVAGHTDLIERFSTRP comes from the coding sequence GTGGCACGCAGCAGACGTGACGACAGCGGGGTGCTGGTGATCGGCCTGGGCCGTTTCGGTGCCTCGATCGCCCTGACCCTGGAGGAGCTGGGCACCGACGTGCTCGCGTTGGACGCCCGCGACGACCTGGTCCAGGAGTACTCCGGTCGCCTCACCCATGTGGTCCAGGCCGACGCCACCCAGATGGAGTCCCTGGCGCAGGTGGGCGCAGCAGAGTTCTCGGTGGCGGTGGTGGGCGTGGGCACCTCGCTGGAGGCCAGCGTGCTGATCACCGCGAACCTGGTGGACCTGGGCAAGCCCGTGATCTGGGCGAAGGCCATCTCCTCCGCACACGGCAAGATCCTGGAGCGCATCGGTGCCCACCACGTGGTCTTCCCCGAGGCCGACGCCGGCCGCCGCGTGGCCCACCTGGTCAACGGCCGGCTGCTGGACTTCATCGAGTTCGACGACGGCTTCGCGATCGTGAAGATGCGGCCGCCGCGCGAGACCCAGGGCTACACGCTGGCCCAGTCCGACATCCGCGCCAAGTACGGCGTGACCGTGGTGGGCGTGAAGTCACCGGGCAGGGACTTCACCTACGCCACCCCGGAGACCATCGTGACCCAGCACGACCTGCTGATCGTCGCGGGGCACACGGATCTGATCGAACGGTTCTCCACCCGGCCCTGA